The DNA region TCTTACAGACCTGATCCCAATGTATGGCGATCAATGGGCAAAAGGTAAGCTCCTGCAGATATTTATCTTACACCAGGCGCACCACCGCGGGCAAATGACTGTCATTATGCGCGTTCTGGGTTTACCTGTCCCCGGCTTATATGGGCCGTCGAAAGAAGAATGGCTGGAAATGGGCCTGCCGGCAATGGATTAAAGCCATGAAAAAAATCGTCGTACTCACAGGTGCCGGCATCAGTGCCGAAAGCGGATTACAGACCTTCAGGGATGCCGATGGCTTATGGGAAGGCTACAACATCGAAGATGTGGCTACCCCGGAAGCCTGGAAACGCAACCCAGAGCTTGTACAGCGTTTTTACAATGAAAGACGCAAATCTGTAATCGAAGCGCAGCCAAATGCGGCACACAAAGCCCTGGCAACGCTACAGGAACAGTACGAACTATACATTATTACCCAAAACATTGATGACCTCCATGAAAGGGGTGGCGCAAAAAATGTACTCCACCTGCACGGGATCATTACCCGTTCACAATCTGATGTGGATCCTGCAGTCACCTACCCTATAGACGGCTGGGAGATTAAACCCGAAGAGGTATGTGAATATGGTATGCAATTGCGGCCGCATGTAGTATGGTTCGGAGAAAATGTACCTAATCTGCAACCCGCCGCTAAAATCTGTTCAAAAGCCGATATCTTTGCCGTCATCGGCACATCACTTGCCGTTTATCCGGCAGCAAGTCTTACAGACTATGTACCTGCTACCGCGAT from Pedobacter africanus includes:
- a CDS encoding SIR2 family NAD-dependent protein deacylase, yielding MKKIVVLTGAGISAESGLQTFRDADGLWEGYNIEDVATPEAWKRNPELVQRFYNERRKSVIEAQPNAAHKALATLQEQYELYIITQNIDDLHERGGAKNVLHLHGIITRSQSDVDPAVTYPIDGWEIKPEEVCEYGMQLRPHVVWFGENVPNLQPAAKICSKADIFAVIGTSLAVYPAASLTDYVPATAMKYAIDVKIPYIKGDFKKIEQPATIGVQMMVNELLAK